A single region of the Rathayibacter rathayi genome encodes:
- a CDS encoding cation:proton antiporter, producing MEEPVVAIVWIVSFVVVTVLVTGLSGRVGWSAPVALVAVGALASFVPGIPAVVVEPDVVLFGILPPLLYAAALRTSVLDVRARGDSILLLSVGLVVFTVAVVGAVAWMVVPAITVAAALAFGAIVAPTDAVAVTAIAGRLRLPRRMLTVLEGESLLNDATALVALNASLLAIVSTVTPGRIAADFVLAVVVGAGVGIGVAVLLGFVRRQVQSSVLDTSLSLVTPYVAFIPAQLLHGSGVLAVVVAGLYLGFRAPVIQSAQARIAESLNWRTIQFLLENAVFLFIGLSLSSVVRATADSGVGVWQTVGIGAAVLAALIGSRVAWMCMTTLLFRHGPSRLRQRGWTWPTAIGVSFAGIRGVVTLAAAFLLPEETPQRAFLQFLAFVVVAGTLVEGLALPRLIRALKLPAPNEMQEHVEKQMLLAEAQAAGLSRLDEEPQDGVEDRVLDRLRRNATFLADALQNPPEGEGAEPLPQAYNRLRRVMIAAEREAVLRARAQGRYQEPAVVSALAFLDVEEEALAVGRQ from the coding sequence ATGGAGGAACCGGTCGTCGCGATCGTGTGGATCGTCTCGTTCGTGGTGGTGACTGTCCTGGTCACCGGACTCTCGGGCCGGGTCGGATGGTCCGCTCCCGTCGCGCTGGTGGCTGTGGGCGCCCTCGCGTCGTTCGTGCCGGGCATCCCCGCGGTGGTGGTCGAGCCCGACGTGGTGCTGTTCGGGATTCTGCCGCCGCTGCTCTACGCGGCGGCGCTGCGCACCTCCGTCCTCGATGTGCGGGCTCGCGGTGATAGCATCCTGCTGCTCTCGGTCGGGCTCGTCGTTTTCACAGTCGCGGTCGTCGGCGCGGTGGCTTGGATGGTCGTTCCGGCGATCACGGTCGCCGCGGCGCTCGCCTTCGGCGCGATCGTGGCGCCCACGGACGCGGTGGCGGTCACGGCGATCGCAGGTCGGCTCCGACTGCCCAGGCGCATGCTGACGGTGCTCGAGGGCGAGAGCCTGCTCAATGATGCGACCGCGCTGGTAGCGCTGAACGCCTCCCTCCTGGCGATCGTGAGCACGGTGACCCCCGGCCGGATCGCCGCCGACTTCGTGCTGGCCGTGGTGGTAGGGGCCGGAGTGGGCATCGGCGTCGCCGTGCTGCTCGGCTTCGTCCGCAGGCAGGTGCAGTCGTCGGTGCTCGACACGAGCCTCTCGCTGGTGACGCCGTACGTGGCGTTCATCCCGGCACAGCTGCTGCACGGATCGGGAGTACTCGCGGTCGTGGTCGCGGGGCTCTACCTCGGCTTCCGCGCGCCCGTCATCCAGTCGGCGCAGGCGCGCATCGCGGAGTCGCTGAACTGGCGGACGATCCAATTCCTCCTCGAGAACGCGGTGTTCCTCTTCATCGGGCTCAGCCTCTCGTCGGTGGTGCGGGCGACCGCCGACTCCGGGGTCGGGGTCTGGCAGACGGTCGGCATCGGCGCGGCGGTGCTCGCGGCGCTGATCGGCAGCCGCGTGGCCTGGATGTGTATGACGACGCTGCTCTTCCGCCACGGCCCGAGCCGATTGCGGCAGCGCGGGTGGACCTGGCCGACCGCAATCGGGGTCTCCTTCGCGGGCATCCGCGGTGTGGTGACGCTCGCGGCCGCGTTCCTTCTGCCGGAGGAGACGCCGCAGCGCGCGTTTCTGCAGTTCCTCGCCTTCGTCGTGGTGGCGGGGACCCTGGTCGAGGGTCTCGCGCTCCCGCGCCTCATTCGGGCGCTGAAGTTGCCGGCTCCGAACGAGATGCAGGAGCATGTGGAGAAGCAGATGCTCCTTGCCGAGGCGCAGGCGGCTGGTCTCTCACGGCTCGACGAGGAACCGCAGGACGGGGTCGAGGATCGGGTGCTCGACCGGCTGCGACGCAATGCAACGTTCCTCGCCGACGCGCTGCAGAACCCGCCGGAGGGTGAGGGCGCGGAGCCGCTGCCGCAGGCCTACAACCGGCTTCGGCGCGTGATGATCGCGGCCGAGCGGGAGGCGGTGCTGCGTGCCCGCGCGCAGGGGCGGTATCAGGAGCCGGCGGTGGTGAGTGCGCTGGCGTTCCTCGACGTGGAGGAGGAGGCGCTGGCGGTAGGGCGGCAGTAG
- a CDS encoding DUF4097 domain-containing protein: MSLEKWLVQAGETKVIDLDVVRSLKVALVGGQVDVIAHDEPTARVEVHSVDGRPLKVSMDGDRLDIDHVQLRWDTIVDVVKGLGRRGDRADLSLLVPRGIDVTFDTVSADGLVFGLHSDARISTVGGDIVVDGLHGDIEVNTVYGELSVRSHTGRVSARTVSGDVTATGELTRFTVDGLSGSVFVDAEGTPDQIRANTVSGDLTVRIDEGLGARYRINTVSGALQLDGSVVKGTFGRGYTSTTGSLDSAWVDVTANSVSGDVSVVRRSKTTASATVGEGWGSPESGPDDGQRPMDGGSL; encoded by the coding sequence ATGTCCCTCGAGAAATGGCTCGTGCAAGCGGGCGAGACGAAGGTCATCGACCTCGACGTCGTCCGCTCGCTCAAGGTCGCCCTGGTGGGTGGCCAGGTCGACGTCATCGCCCACGACGAGCCGACGGCGCGCGTAGAAGTCCACAGCGTCGACGGCCGCCCGCTCAAGGTCTCGATGGACGGCGACCGCCTCGACATCGATCACGTCCAGCTGCGCTGGGACACGATCGTGGACGTCGTGAAGGGCCTCGGCCGGCGGGGTGACCGCGCCGACCTCAGCCTCCTCGTCCCCCGCGGAATTGACGTGACCTTCGACACCGTCTCGGCCGACGGCCTGGTCTTCGGCCTGCACAGCGACGCCCGCATCTCGACGGTCGGCGGCGACATCGTCGTGGACGGCTTGCACGGCGACATCGAGGTGAACACCGTTTATGGCGAGCTCTCGGTCCGCAGCCACACCGGCCGGGTCAGCGCCCGCACCGTCTCCGGCGACGTCACTGCCACCGGCGAACTCACCCGCTTCACCGTCGACGGACTCTCGGGCAGTGTCTTCGTCGACGCCGAGGGCACGCCCGACCAGATCCGGGCCAACACCGTCAGCGGCGATCTCACCGTCCGCATTGACGAGGGCCTCGGCGCCCGCTACCGCATCAACACGGTCTCGGGCGCACTTCAGCTCGACGGCTCCGTCGTCAAGGGCACCTTCGGCCGGGGCTACACCTCGACCACCGGCTCCCTGGACTCGGCGTGGGTCGACGTCACCGCCAACTCGGTCTCGGGGGACGTGAGCGTCGTCCGCCGATCGAAGACCACCGCCTCGGCCACGGTCGGCGAGGGCTGGGGCTCTCCCGAGTCCGGTCCCGACGACGGTCAGCGCCCGATGGATGGAGGCTCGCTGTGA
- a CDS encoding NADP-dependent oxidoreductase: MSRLSPTSSRVVQYSRFGDADVLEIAEVDRPRPGPGEVLVEVLAAGVNHMEAFIRQGLFDSDHSAAFPMRQGTDFSGVIVALGEGVTDIKLRSDVVGHALVGSHATHVVVPRRNLVAKPASVSWEVGGALFLAGVTAWRALEATQVGPDDTVVVSAAAGGVGSLEIQLAKLRGASVIGTCGERNFDYLRQIGVKPVVYGDGIAERIRAAARDGVTVFLDNFGGENDALADELGIAAGRFHSSDDRKEIELRAVWPDAETAQRDTEILSELVGLVAEQKLRVLVSGFYPFDQVQDAFDDLEKRHSRGKIVLGMNPVDPGHITKARDIHEAGR, translated from the coding sequence ATGTCCCGCCTGAGCCCTACCTCCAGCCGCGTCGTCCAGTACAGCCGCTTCGGCGACGCGGACGTCCTCGAGATCGCCGAGGTCGACCGGCCCCGTCCTGGACCGGGCGAGGTGCTGGTCGAGGTGCTCGCCGCCGGGGTGAATCACATGGAGGCGTTTATCCGACAGGGACTCTTCGACTCCGACCACTCGGCCGCCTTCCCGATGCGCCAGGGCACCGACTTCTCGGGCGTCATCGTTGCCCTGGGCGAGGGCGTCACCGATATCAAGCTCCGCAGCGACGTGGTCGGCCACGCGCTCGTCGGCTCGCATGCCACCCACGTCGTGGTGCCGCGCCGGAACCTCGTCGCCAAGCCCGCCTCCGTGAGCTGGGAGGTCGGCGGCGCGCTGTTCCTGGCCGGAGTGACGGCCTGGCGCGCGCTCGAGGCCACGCAGGTCGGACCCGACGACACGGTTGTCGTCTCCGCCGCGGCCGGAGGAGTGGGCAGCCTTGAAATCCAGCTCGCGAAGCTGCGCGGCGCGAGCGTGATCGGCACCTGCGGCGAGCGCAACTTCGACTACCTCCGCCAGATCGGCGTGAAGCCGGTGGTCTACGGCGACGGAATCGCCGAGCGCATCCGTGCCGCGGCGCGCGACGGAGTCACGGTGTTCCTCGACAACTTCGGCGGGGAGAACGACGCCCTCGCCGACGAGCTCGGCATCGCGGCGGGTCGCTTCCACTCCAGCGACGACCGCAAGGAGATCGAGCTGCGCGCCGTCTGGCCCGACGCCGAGACGGCCCAGCGCGACACCGAGATCCTGAGCGAGCTGGTCGGCCTGGTCGCCGAGCAGAAGCTGCGGGTGCTCGTCTCGGGCTTCTACCCCTTCGATCAGGTGCAGGACGCCTTCGACGATCTCGAGAAGCGGCACTCGCGGGGCAAGATCGTGCTCGGGATGAACCCGGTGGATCCGGGGCACATCACTAAGGCGCGCGACATTCACGAGGCCGGGCGGTAG
- a CDS encoding PHP domain-containing protein, protein MDPIAALEEIATLLERERASRYRAKAFRRAAAVLEGMTPEERNDLARVRRASGIGDTTFTVIEQTRAGRVPEYLAELRGSEPPPTSALRGRLRGDLHSHSEWSDGATAISAMADAARALGHDYLALTDHSPRLRVAHCLSVQRLEEQLRHLATLDTAPLRLLSGIEVDVVEDGALDQSDDLLRRLDVVVASAHSKLRLPSREMTARLVAAASDPRTDILGHVTGRLVAGERGTRPPSTFDARAVFRACADHGTAVEINARPEREDPPDELIALALEAGCLFSIDSDAHAPGQLRLLDYGAERAERLGVPQERIVTTWPLERLLEWTRG, encoded by the coding sequence ATGGACCCCATCGCGGCGCTGGAGGAGATCGCGACGCTGCTGGAGCGGGAGCGGGCCTCGCGCTATCGGGCGAAGGCGTTCCGGCGCGCGGCCGCGGTACTGGAAGGCATGACGCCCGAGGAGCGGAACGACCTCGCTCGGGTGCGGAGGGCGTCCGGGATCGGAGACACGACCTTCACCGTGATCGAGCAGACACGGGCGGGCCGTGTGCCCGAGTACCTCGCCGAGCTGCGCGGCTCCGAGCCGCCGCCCACCAGTGCGTTGCGGGGGCGGCTTCGCGGAGACCTGCACAGTCACAGCGAATGGTCCGACGGAGCGACAGCCATCAGTGCGATGGCGGACGCGGCTCGCGCCCTCGGCCACGACTACTTGGCGCTCACCGACCACTCCCCTCGGCTCCGGGTCGCGCACTGTCTCAGTGTGCAGCGGCTGGAGGAGCAGCTCCGGCACCTCGCGACGCTCGACACGGCGCCGCTGCGGCTGCTCAGCGGAATCGAGGTGGACGTGGTGGAGGACGGGGCGCTCGATCAGAGCGACGACCTGTTGCGCCGGCTCGACGTGGTCGTTGCGAGCGCGCACTCGAAGCTGCGGCTGCCCTCCCGCGAGATGACCGCACGGCTGGTGGCGGCAGCCTCGGACCCCCGGACGGACATTCTCGGCCATGTCACCGGGCGACTGGTGGCGGGCGAGCGCGGCACCCGCCCGCCCTCGACTTTCGATGCCCGTGCCGTGTTCCGGGCCTGCGCCGATCACGGGACCGCTGTCGAGATCAACGCTCGACCCGAGCGCGAGGACCCGCCGGACGAGCTGATCGCGCTCGCCCTCGAAGCGGGCTGCCTGTTTTCGATCGACAGCGACGCGCATGCGCCGGGCCAGCTGCGCCTGCTCGACTACGGAGCCGAGCGGGCGGAGCGCTTGGGGGTGCCCCAGGAGCGGATCGTGACCACCTGGCCGCTGGAGCGGCTCCTGGAGTGGACCCGCGGCTGA
- a CDS encoding PadR family transcriptional regulator, with amino-acid sequence MSPVFAHGRLRLYLLNLLAESPRHGYELIQALSERFGGTYAPSAGTVYPRLAKLEEEGLVTKEADGRKTVYSITDAGRAELTARATDLGDIEEELTDSVRRLADEVRLGVAEAMKSLRADLASAARDAREPGRRPEHSAEKQRPQDPPTGPADSHPTDSHPTGSHPAGSEHTAPDARTASRLALRDAEVLLTEFRDELRAQLRTASATGSVTTASVDALRAALEQARAAVRSTLG; translated from the coding sequence GTGAGCCCCGTCTTCGCACACGGCCGCCTGCGCCTCTACCTGCTCAACCTCCTCGCCGAATCGCCGCGCCACGGCTACGAGCTGATCCAGGCACTCAGCGAGCGCTTCGGCGGCACCTACGCCCCCAGCGCCGGCACCGTCTATCCGCGCCTAGCGAAGCTCGAGGAGGAGGGACTCGTCACGAAGGAGGCGGACGGCCGCAAGACCGTCTACTCCATCACCGACGCCGGCCGCGCCGAGCTCACCGCCCGGGCGACCGATCTGGGCGACATCGAGGAGGAGCTCACCGACTCCGTCCGTCGCTTGGCCGACGAGGTGCGCCTCGGCGTCGCGGAGGCGATGAAGAGTCTCCGCGCCGACCTGGCCAGCGCCGCCCGCGACGCGCGAGAGCCCGGTCGCCGTCCGGAGCACTCCGCCGAGAAACAGCGCCCACAGGACCCGCCGACCGGCCCAGCCGACTCCCACCCGACCGACTCCCACCCAACCGGCTCCCACCCAGCCGGCTCCGAGCACACCGCACCCGACGCGCGCACCGCCTCGCGCCTCGCCCTGCGCGACGCCGAAGTGCTGCTCACCGAGTTCCGTGACGAACTGCGCGCGCAGCTGCGCACCGCCTCCGCCACGGGCTCTGTGACGACCGCGAGCGTCGACGCCCTGCGCGCCGCGCTCGAGCAGGCCCGCGCCGCCGTCCGCTCCACCCTGGGCTGA
- a CDS encoding glycosyltransferase: MATQTVLDAVRAAPTLLEAIRSADELTVAAVSDGGGRAVRLLTRAALDPSDQLTAIAAVHSLAQVFDEEADLALLMLLEDERLYLREHAAWAFGGRLPRPAALGPLLRLVRDGGFSGMLAQRTVVLWASSTPDLVAVSLEGALLGERETPARARFVETLGLVPGAIAERTLLQVAADHDEGPQTRAAATEALGERGSDDAELLLTRLAEQDGSIGPIARLALTDLAAAPASTAGPTVAQLFVHADIDGTLTRVGAGDNGGIATLLVRLGDALVEQEGIDRVLTLSRGTPAEAERALEELPEAGHGFAPVPFVGSPVAMPQTWDRRVAAERGIRRILRAAGRVDVLHLRMADVGSLAAAAVARELEIPVVFTLAPDPHALMAGLDASGALTRADFGERDVAEHFWFRVRLVQRLAADAAHTVLFPRDELAATIRELIGVDITAHPERHTIVPEGIDVGLVERGEAAARASAAGETVALDEGGDLASLDQLLAELPEHRHGLPLLLSVGRLHRVKGMAALAEAWAADPSLRDRANLLLVGGDLAGPSSDEREQIDRIDAVASDGLLLAGHRPNGTIARWLGAIRHGRPGLSAAGGAYICASVKEEFGIALLEALSAGLVVVAPATGGPVTYVDEGETGFLVDTADPEALAAGATAALDLAGGPLGEHAAARGRAMVAERYTVQAMAHALAGVYAHATADQERPLRSTLILGAS; this comes from the coding sequence ATGGCCACGCAGACCGTTCTCGACGCCGTGCGCGCCGCTCCCACTCTGCTCGAAGCGATCCGGTCGGCCGACGAATTGACGGTTGCCGCAGTGAGCGACGGCGGCGGTCGCGCCGTGCGCCTGCTCACCCGCGCCGCCCTGGATCCCTCCGATCAGCTCACCGCGATAGCTGCCGTGCACTCGCTCGCTCAGGTCTTTGACGAGGAGGCTGACCTTGCGCTGCTGATGCTGCTCGAGGACGAGCGGCTGTACCTCCGCGAGCACGCGGCCTGGGCGTTCGGCGGGCGGCTTCCCCGACCTGCCGCGCTCGGTCCACTGCTGCGCCTGGTGCGCGACGGCGGTTTCTCGGGGATGCTCGCGCAGCGCACGGTCGTGCTCTGGGCCTCCTCGACCCCTGACCTCGTCGCGGTGTCGCTCGAGGGAGCGCTGCTCGGCGAGCGCGAGACGCCCGCCCGGGCGCGGTTCGTCGAGACGCTCGGGTTGGTCCCGGGGGCGATCGCGGAGCGCACCCTTCTGCAGGTGGCCGCTGATCATGACGAGGGACCGCAGACGCGCGCCGCTGCGACGGAGGCGCTCGGCGAGCGCGGATCCGACGACGCTGAGCTTCTGCTCACGCGTCTGGCCGAGCAAGACGGGTCGATCGGGCCGATCGCTCGACTCGCACTGACCGACCTCGCTGCCGCTCCCGCCTCTACGGCCGGGCCGACGGTCGCCCAGCTCTTCGTCCACGCTGACATCGACGGGACCCTGACCCGGGTGGGTGCCGGCGACAACGGCGGCATTGCGACACTGCTCGTGAGGCTGGGCGACGCGCTCGTCGAGCAGGAGGGAATCGACCGGGTGCTCACGCTCTCGCGCGGGACCCCGGCCGAGGCGGAGCGCGCACTCGAGGAGCTGCCTGAGGCCGGTCACGGGTTCGCCCCGGTGCCCTTCGTCGGGTCGCCTGTCGCGATGCCCCAGACGTGGGACCGTCGCGTCGCGGCGGAGCGCGGCATCCGGCGGATCCTGCGCGCGGCCGGCCGGGTCGACGTGCTGCACCTGCGGATGGCGGATGTGGGGTCTCTCGCGGCGGCCGCGGTCGCGCGGGAGCTCGAGATTCCGGTCGTGTTCACTCTCGCTCCGGACCCGCACGCTCTGATGGCGGGCTTGGATGCCTCCGGCGCACTCACCCGCGCAGACTTCGGCGAGCGTGACGTCGCCGAGCACTTCTGGTTCCGCGTGCGTCTCGTGCAGCGCTTGGCCGCAGACGCCGCGCACACGGTGCTCTTCCCGCGCGACGAGCTGGCCGCGACCATCCGAGAGCTGATCGGCGTCGACATCACCGCGCATCCGGAGCGGCACACGATCGTCCCCGAGGGGATCGACGTTGGCCTCGTCGAGCGCGGCGAGGCGGCAGCGCGCGCTTCCGCCGCAGGCGAGACGGTCGCTCTGGACGAGGGCGGTGATCTGGCCTCGCTCGACCAGCTGTTGGCGGAGCTTCCCGAGCACCGGCACGGACTCCCGCTGCTGCTCAGCGTCGGGCGCTTGCACCGGGTGAAGGGGATGGCGGCGCTCGCCGAGGCGTGGGCGGCCGACCCGTCGCTCCGCGACCGCGCCAACCTGCTCCTGGTGGGCGGAGACCTGGCCGGCCCGAGTTCCGACGAGCGCGAGCAGATCGACCGCATCGACGCCGTCGCGTCCGACGGCCTGCTCCTGGCCGGTCACCGGCCAAACGGGACGATCGCACGGTGGCTCGGCGCGATCCGACACGGCCGCCCGGGACTCTCGGCCGCGGGCGGAGCGTACATCTGTGCGAGCGTCAAGGAGGAGTTCGGCATCGCCCTCCTCGAGGCGCTCTCGGCGGGCCTGGTCGTCGTTGCTCCGGCGACCGGCGGACCGGTCACCTACGTCGACGAGGGGGAGACCGGCTTCCTGGTCGACACCGCAGACCCCGAGGCGCTCGCCGCAGGAGCGACGGCCGCACTCGATCTCGCGGGCGGACCGCTCGGCGAACACGCGGCGGCTCGCGGGCGCGCGATGGTCGCCGAACGCTACACGGTGCAGGCGATGGCGCACGCCCTCGCCGGCGTTTACGCGCATGCGACCGCGGACCAGGAGCGTCCCCTCCGCTCGACTCTCATCCTGGGGGCCTCGTGA